The Nonlabens sp. Hel1_33_55 genome contains the following window.
TGCAGTAGTTTAGATCAAATCTTTCTGCATGATCCATCAAGTCTTTCCTCAGTGAATCAGGTCTGGTGGAAAGATGTCCTAGCGCCAGCACCACATTCTTGAACGCATATTCATTTTTGTCGGTCTTCAAAACCAACTCTTCGGCATGCTTATTTAGTTCTAGAACTTCCTCGCTTTTAATGGTGACAACTCCTAAATTTTGCAAAGGCAAAACGATGGAAGTGCCTCGCTCATTGAGATAGCCCCCTAAACGCTGCCTCGTAGAATATGAATCTTTGGACGGTACGATCTCTAGGTCAAACTCTTGCTTCAACCATTGATGGTAACTGGGATAGGCAGGTATAGTTGCACCTCGATATTCAAAGGGCAACCGTTCATGCAAGGTGTCCAGTGCCCGGTCAGAAATGTTGCTGATCGTAACCTGCGCCTGTTCAGGATCCCAAGCCCTGCCGGTTCCATAGGATTCTGTAGTCTCAAATATGCAGGTGTGGATTTTCTGTGAATCTCGCTTTCGCGAAAGCGAACTATACAATTGCTCCAGCACAAATAATCCTCTGGCGCCAAGTCCTATAATACCTATATCTCCACTAAAATTCACGAGGCAAAGTAAGGTCACAATGGATGGAGTTGAGTGACATTTAAGAATAAATTCAGGAAGTGAAGAACCTTACCAACAATTGAAAATCTTAGTAATAATTTAATGGTTCATTGTTAAATACTAATAAAGTCGCCCTGGAATGCGCTGATTTGAAATATTTTAGAGTAAATCAGAAGTTATGAGCACTAAAAATCCAAAATCAGACGGGACGCATATGAATGAGAAACCTTCTCATATCAAGAAAGATGATGAATCTATCGACGAGTTGACAAAATCTTTGAAGAAGGAAAATGATCAGCACTATAGTACAGATACTGAGGAGTAGATTTTGATTTGTAAATATTTATATGGTCTACAAAATTATACAGTGACCTTGAAAAGATAGAAGTTAGTTCTCTAATTTTCAAAGAAGTATAATTCATGAGACCAAACTATTTCTCTTGCCATTGCGGTGAGAAATAGGTAGCGCGACCGCCAACTTTGATTTTCTCAATTTTGCCGCCTGTGTGGAAACAAGTGCCATCCTTTTCTCTAAAGTGCATCAGAAAATCTTCTGGAAAACTGTCGTAATGCGCATCGTTTTCTATGGCGACTTCAATTACTTTTTTCATGGCGTCAAAAACATTTTTAATGTCTTCTTCAGTCATGTTTTCTATCTTTTTTTCAGGATGTATTTTTGCCTGATATAGAATTTCGTCAGCCATCCAGTTTCCCACACCTGCGGCGACGCTTTGGTCAAGCAAGACTTTTTTGATGTCCGTTTTGCGTGAGCTCAATGACTTTTTGAATTCCTCAAACTTCAGATCTCTTGCATCGTCGCTCAACCCGTGCTCTTCTTTGTAGTCTGCGATGGAATCGATAAGATTCCACCAACCGAATTTCCGTTTGTTTTCAAACGCAAAATGGAAATCGTTTTCAAAAGTGAGAACAATATGGCCAAATTTTGGTCGGTCATCTGCTTCTTTATAATACGTAGGCCTGCCGGTCATCCCAAAATGCATCACCAGCACTTTATCACCAGTCGTTTCCACAAACAGATATTTCCCTATACGCTGTGTTCCCGTCAATTGCTCGCCTAGTAGGTGTTTCTCAAAATCGCCAAAAGGTTGCTTGAGCAACTTTTTATCCCGGCAATCCATCAAGGTGATTTTCTTGTGCAAAATCGTGCTGTCTATATAAACTTTGTAACCTTGAACTTCCGGTAATTCTGGCATAGGTTTTTATTTTAAAAGTAGATAAACCTTAGGCTGCAATGGAATGCTACTTCCTATATGATTGTTAAAACGTATCAAGTAAGGTTGAAATGAAGATGGAAGTTAGGTGTAAACTGTTGTTTATCGATAGGATGGTTGATGAGTTCGCTTTCGCGAAAGCGGAACATTTTTCTTACATCATCGATACCAGCAAATATCTTATACTAGAGCCGTAGGTATTGCAAATACTTGGAATAGGTGTCACTGGTGAAGAAATCTCGTTAAAGAATATTCTCTGATTAAACATGTGCGATAATCAAGAATTATATAGACCCTAAACATTTCACTGAAACCGCTGAAATGAATGTAAAGAAATTTTAACGTTATGTAAAATATGAATACATTTGTGTAATCGATTACAACAATTAATTACCTTATTAAGGTTAAGACCTAATTGTTGTAGAATTCTAATAGTTATATTGGATGAAATTATGACGGTCGTATGGAGATGCAGCGCAGCATGAATCGCCAGCCCTTAATAAAGAACAAACCGAATGAGTAAGAAATTTATCAACGACAACTTCCTGCTAGAAAACTCTTTTTCTGAAGAGCTTTATCACACCTATGCAAAGGATCAACCCATCATAGATTATCACAATCATTTGTCACCTAAATTGATTGCAGAGGACCATGTTTTTGGCAATGTAACTAAAGTCTGGATCGATGGCGACCATTATAAATGGCGCGCAATGCGCACACTGGGAATCGACGAGAATTTCATTACCGGCGCTGCCACTGATAAAGATAAGTTCATGAAGTGGGCAAAAACGGTCCCTTACACCTTGCGGAACCCTTTGTACCACTGGACGCACCTAGAGCTGGCTCGTTATTTTGACACCTATGAACTGCTTAATGAAAACACAGCAGAAGCTATCTGGAACAATACTCAAGAAAAGTTAAGTTCCAAAGAGTACAGTTGTAGAAATCTATTGACCAAGGCAAATGCAAAGGTCGTTTGTACTACAGAGGATCCTATCGATAACCTTGAATATCACCAGCAATTAAGTAAAAGTAATTATCAGGTGACCGTCAGCACAGCTTTTAGACCAGATAAGGCAATCATGATCGCAAATGATGGTTATAATGCCTATATCGATTCTCTAGCAGCCGCTGCAGATACTGAGATTTCAACTTATGGTGACTTATGTGCAGCGCTTGAATCAAGAATAAAGTATTTTCACGAGAATGGATGCCGACTTTGTGATCATGGATTGAACCAAATTTCATCCGTATCATTTTCAGAGGCTGAGGTGAAATCTATATTTGAAAAGAGACGTTCTGCTAAGGACGTGTCTAATGAAGAGCGACTCAAGTTTGAGAGCGCTTTGTTGATTTTCTTATGTGAGACCTATCACAGTTATGGCTGGGTACAGCAATTTCACTTAGGAGCACTGCGCAACAACAATAAGAGAATGCATGAATTGCTGGGTCCTGATACAGGTTGGGACTCCATAGGCGATTACTCACAGGCTCAACAGCTGTCCTCACTTTTGAACAGACTGGACAGCGTCAATAAATTGACTAAAACAATTATTTACAACCTCAACCCAGCTGACAATGAGGTCATCGCGACTATGATTGGGAATTTCAATGATGGTAGTGTCAAGGGTAAGGTGCAATTCGGTTCTGGTTGGTGGTTCCTTGATCAAAAAGATGGAATGATCAAACAAATGAATGCGCTTTCCAATATGGGATTGATCAGTTGTTTCATAGGAATGCTAACAGATTCTAGAAGCTTTCTATCATTTCCAAGGCATGAATATTTTAGACGTGTACTTTGTAACCTGCTAGGTGAAGAGATGAAGCGAGGTGAATTGCCTCATGATATGGATCTTGTGGGTAAAATGGTGGCAGATATTTGTTACCACAATGCGAATGAATACTTTGATTTCAAGGGTTAGACCTGTGAATGAATATAAATTTTGAATGAATTGTTGCATTTCCATGACGGCGGTTATTGCTATAAACAGTTCAACTATTAACTCTTCTTGTTATGATTGAAACATTAAAAAAGAAAGAGCTCAACAGATCCAATGTTGATGCGGGTAAAAAGTTGCCTATAAAGGTGGTTCAATTTGGTGAAGGGAATTTTTTAAGAGCCTTTATCGAATTTGCCTTTCAAAAATTAAACCAAGAGGCAGACTTTAATGCTGGCATTGCTGTGGTACAACCCATTGATAGAGGTATGGTTGACATGCTAAATGATCAAGATGGGCTTTACACTTTGTTCTTGAAA
Protein-coding sequences here:
- a CDS encoding Fpg/Nei family DNA glycosylase, with product MPELPEVQGYKVYIDSTILHKKITLMDCRDKKLLKQPFGDFEKHLLGEQLTGTQRIGKYLFVETTGDKVLVMHFGMTGRPTYYKEADDRPKFGHIVLTFENDFHFAFENKRKFGWWNLIDSIADYKEEHGLSDDARDLKFEEFKKSLSSRKTDIKKVLLDQSVAAGVGNWMADEILYQAKIHPEKKIENMTEEDIKNVFDAMKKVIEVAIENDAHYDSFPEDFLMHFREKDGTCFHTGGKIEKIKVGGRATYFSPQWQEK
- the uxaC gene encoding glucuronate isomerase, which translates into the protein MSKKFINDNFLLENSFSEELYHTYAKDQPIIDYHNHLSPKLIAEDHVFGNVTKVWIDGDHYKWRAMRTLGIDENFITGAATDKDKFMKWAKTVPYTLRNPLYHWTHLELARYFDTYELLNENTAEAIWNNTQEKLSSKEYSCRNLLTKANAKVVCTTEDPIDNLEYHQQLSKSNYQVTVSTAFRPDKAIMIANDGYNAYIDSLAAAADTEISTYGDLCAALESRIKYFHENGCRLCDHGLNQISSVSFSEAEVKSIFEKRRSAKDVSNEERLKFESALLIFLCETYHSYGWVQQFHLGALRNNNKRMHELLGPDTGWDSIGDYSQAQQLSSLLNRLDSVNKLTKTIIYNLNPADNEVIATMIGNFNDGSVKGKVQFGSGWWFLDQKDGMIKQMNALSNMGLISCFIGMLTDSRSFLSFPRHEYFRRVLCNLLGEEMKRGELPHDMDLVGKMVADICYHNANEYFDFKG